From Streptomyces sp. SAI-135:
GCTGCTGGGTGGCCCGGGTGAGGGCGACGTAGAGCACCCGCAGTCCGGCGGGCGACTCGTCGGCGATCTCGGCCGGGGAGACGACGACCGTCGCGTCGTACTCCAGGCCCTTGGCCTCCAGGCTGCCGAGCGCCATGACCCTGTCGCCGAGTCCGGTGAGCCAGCGGGCCGCCTCCTCGCGGCGGTTCATGGCGACCACGACGCCGACGGTGCCGTCGACGAGGCCGAGGAGCCGGTCGGCCTCCTCGCGGACGGTCTCGCCCAGCGACTTGCGCACGACAGTGAAGCGGGGCTCGACACCGGTGGACCGCACGGCCCGCGGGGACTCCGCGCCCGGCATGGCGAGGGCCAGCACCTTCGCCGCGAGGTCGGCGATCTCGGAGGGGTTGCGGTAGTTGACGGTGAGCTGGAAGCGGCGGCGGGGCCGGGTGCCGAGGGCCTCGTCGCGGGCCTCGGCGGCCTCGTCGGGGTCGGACCAGGAGGACTGGGCGGGATCGCCCACGACCGTCCAGGTGGCGTGCCGGCCGCGGCGGCCGACCATGCGCCACTGCATGGGCGTGAGGTCCTGGGCCTCGTCGACGATGACGTGGGCGTACTCGACCCGCTCCTGGGCGAGCCGCTCGGCCCGCTCGCGCTGCGACTCCTCGCGGACCGGCATCAGCTCCTCCAGGCCGGTGAGCTGGTCGAGCGGGTCCAGTTCGCGCCGCTTGCGCGGGCGGGCGGGGGCGCCGAGGACCGCCTGGAGCTCGTCGAGCATGGCGATGTCGTGGACGGTCAGACCGTCCCGCCGGAGCGAGCGGGCGACCCTGCGGACCTCGCCGGGGTTGAGGATGCGGCGGGCCCAGCGGCCCAGGCGCCGCTCGTCGGCCATGGCGGCGAGGACGGCCTTGGGGGTGAGCTCGGGCCACCAGGCGTCGAGGAACTCGATGAAGCTGTCCTCGGAGGTGATGTCCTCGTCGAACGAGGACCGCAGCTCGGCGGCCAGCTCCGGATCGGTGTGCCGGCCGCCCGCCCCGGACCGCGCCCACAGCGCGTCCAGCAGCAGCTTGCGGGCCCGGGGCCGCAGCAGGTTGACGGGCGCGGTGCCGCCGAGGGCGGTGCGGCGGATACGTTCCAGCTCGTCCGCCTCCAGCTCCAGCCTCCGCCCGAAGGCGACGACCCTGAGGCGGGTGGGGGGTCCGGCCTTCGGTGCTACGGCGGTACCGGCACCGCTTCCTTCCCCGACCCCGCCGTCCAGGTCACCGGCGTCCCCGAAGGAGAGCTGCCCGGAGTCGGAGGGGCCCGGCGCGCCCCCGCCCGAACCGTCGGCGCCCAGCTCAAGCACCCCCCGCGCCGCCTTCCGCAGCACCTTCAGCATCCGGTAGGAGCCCTTGGCACGGGCCACCGCCGGGGAGTCGTAGAGGGTGGCCTCGACGCCGTCGACCAGGGAGC
This genomic window contains:
- a CDS encoding UvrD-helicase domain-containing protein, which codes for MAAQAQPSAVGSVHDSVRDREISVEQEHLDRVYRRLEEKIHEAEFLMNDAAKRGQVGTPGALAERDAQVFRAGVHLNRLNNEFEDFLFGRIDLLAGKDGKKGPDGAYTAVEPAEGAVREDNTADIAETLHIGRIGVLDSEYAPLVIDWRAPAAAPFYRSTPVDPGRVVRRRVIRSKGRRVLGVEDDLMRPELTAFLEGRELPVIGDGALMAALGQARSHTMRDIVASIQAEQDLVIRAPAASVTYVEGGPGTGKTAVALHRAAYLLYQDRRRYSGGILIVSPTPLLVAYTEGVLPSLGEEGQVAIRAIGSLVDGVEATLYDSPAVARAKGSYRMLKVLRKAARGVLELGADGSGGGAPGPSDSGQLSFGDAGDLDGGVGEGSGAGTAVAPKAGPPTRLRVVAFGRRLELEADELERIRRTALGGTAPVNLLRPRARKLLLDALWARSGAGGRHTDPELAAELRSSFDEDITSEDSFIEFLDAWWPELTPKAVLAAMADERRLGRWARRILNPGEVRRVARSLRRDGLTVHDIAMLDELQAVLGAPARPRKRRELDPLDQLTGLEELMPVREESQRERAERLAQERVEYAHVIVDEAQDLTPMQWRMVGRRGRHATWTVVGDPAQSSWSDPDEAAEARDEALGTRPRRRFQLTVNYRNPSEIADLAAKVLALAMPGAESPRAVRSTGVEPRFTVVRKSLGETVREEADRLLGLVDGTVGVVVAMNRREEAARWLTGLGDRVMALGSLEAKGLEYDATVVVSPAEIADESPAGLRVLYVALTRATQQLTVVSAERDQPDGEGVPDLLRD